Proteins encoded in a region of the Strix aluco isolate bStrAlu1 chromosome 26, bStrAlu1.hap1, whole genome shotgun sequence genome:
- the LOC141934848 gene encoding platelet-activating factor receptor-like produces MNGSALGPLPGGHPSECVPSDPVQFVLVPAVYCLVLCVGLPGNLVALLVFLQSGKVRKAIRIYLINLTLADILFNLTLPLWIPYYLAGGDWLLSEAACRLAGAAYYLATYSAVTFMALISFNRYCAVRAARRELPLTGHRGAALACALAWLLGLGCAVPTLAAQQTFPARAGATACFEQHGRQRGYAYAMVGFFAAAFLVVLGTYASIARALSVPTAASPGSHRQQARAMVLGMLLVFVVCVAPYHLTLAPWVGSQPPVPLCGPPAALDVLHALSVALLSLNSCLDPLVYCFSIRRFRHDLGRTLRKMGRCLPLSPPAPTGPVPSARASSFASS; encoded by the coding sequence ATGAACGGCTCGGCGCTGGGGCCGCTGCCGGGGGGGCACCCCAGCGAGTGCGTGCCCAGCGACCCGGTGCAGTTTGTGCTGGTGCCCGCTGTCTACTGCCTGGTGCTGTGCGTGGGGCTACCGGGCAACCTGGTGGCCTTGCTGGTCTTCCTGCAGAGCGGCAAGGTGAGGAAGGCCATCCGCATCTACCTCATCAACCTCACGCTGGCTGATATCCTCTTCAACCTCACCCTGCCCCTCTGGATCCCCTATTACCTGGCCGGGGGGGACTGGCTGCTCTCGGAGGCTGCTTGCCGCCTGGCTGGGGCCGCCTACTACCTGGCCACCTACAGCGCCGTCACCTTCATGGCACTCATCAGCTTCAACCGGTACTGCGCGgtgcgggcggcgcggcgggagctGCCGCTGACGGGGCACCGGGGGGCCGCGCTGGCCTGTGCCCTGGCCTGGCTACTGGGGCTGGGCTGCGCCGTGCCCACCCTGGCCGCCCAGCAGACCTTCCCGGCCCGCGCCGGAGCCACCGCCTGCTTCGAGCAGCACGGGCGGCAGCGGGGCTACGCCTACGCCATGGTGGGCTTCTTCGCCGCCGCCTTCCTGGTGGTGCTGGGCACCTACGCCTCCATCGCCCGCGCGCTCTCGGTGCCCACCGCCGCCTCGCCGGGCTCCCACCGGCAGCAGGCGCGTGCCAtggtgctggggatgctgctggtcTTCGTGGTCTGCGTGGCCCCTTACCACCTCACGCTGGCCCCCTGGGTGGGCAGCCAGCCCCCCGTGCCGCTCTGCGGACCCCCCGCCGCCCTGGACGTGCTGCACGCGCTGAGCGTGGCCCTACTCAGCCTCAACAGCTGCCTCGACCCCCTCGTCTACTGCTTCTCCATCCGGCGCTTCCGCCATGACCTGGGACGGACCCTGCGCAAGATGGGCCGCTGCCTCCCGCTCTCCCCGCCGGCCCCCACCGGGCCCGTGCCCAGTGCCCGCGCGTCCTCCTTCGCCTCCTCGTAG